CGGCCAGGCTCGGCAGCGTCGGGCGCGGCGGGCTCCGGCGCGAGAGGCGTGCCGAGCGCCCCGGCCGCGGCGGGCGTCTCGACCACCTCCTGCGCGGGGGTGTCGGCGGAGGTCGACGCCGGAGTGGTGGGCTCGGCGTTCGGCTCGGGCTGCGGGCTCGGGGTCGCCGCCTGCGCGATGTCCTGCGCCGTCGGCTGGTCCTCGCCCTTCTTGGTCGCGGCCGCGATCGCGCTGAGCTGGGTCGTCGAGTCGCGCTTGGGCTCGCTGTCGAGCGGCTCGGGTGTGCGCTCGGCAGCGCCGCGCTTGCCGCGTCCGCGACGCGGCTGCGGCTCGCTGCCGGTGGAGGCGGTCTTCTTCTCGACCGGCTCGGCGTGCACGATCAGGCCGCGGCCGTCGCAGTGCGGGCACGGCTCGCTGAACGCGTCGAGCAGGCCTTGCCCGACCCGCTTGCGGGTCATCTGCACCAGCCCGAGCGAGGTGACCTCGGCGACCTGATGCTTCGTGCGGTCGCGGCCGAGGCACTCGGTGAGCCGGCGCAGCACCAGCTCGCGGTTGCTCTCCAGCAGCATGTCGATGAAGTCGATGACGACGATGCCGCCGACGTCCCGCAGCCGCAGCTGCCGGACGATCTCCTCGGCCGCCTCGAGGTTGTTCTTGGTGACCGTCTGCTCGAGGTTGCCGCCGCTGCCGGTGAACTTGCCGGTGTTCACGTCGATCACGGTCATCGCCTCGGTGTGGTCGATGACCAGCGAGCCGCCCGAGGGCAGCCACACCTTGCGATCGAGCGCCTTGGTCAGCTGCTCGTCGATGCGGTGCTCGGCGAACACGTCGCCGCTGCCGTCGTACTTCGAGACGCGCTCGACCAGATCCGGCGCGACGTGCTGCATGTACCCGGAGATGGTGTCCCATGCGTCGTCGCCGGCGATCACCATCGACGCGAAGTCCTCGTTGAACAGATCCCGGACGACGCGGATCGCGAGGTCGGGCTCTTCGTAGAGCACCGACGGCGCCTTCGTCTTGGAGTCGGCGACCTTCTCCTGGATCACGTCCCACTGGGCCTTCAGCCGGTTGACGTCGCGGGTCAGCTCTTCCTCGCTGGCGCCCTCGGCGGCTGTGCGGATGATGACGCCCGCCTCGTCGGGGACGATCCTGCGCAGGATCTCCTTCAGCCGCTGCCGCTCCCCCTCGGGCAGCTTGCGGCTGATCCCGGTCATCGAGCCACCCGGCACGTAGACCAGGTAGCGGCCCGGCAACGAGATCTGGCTGGTCAGCCGCGCGCCCTTGTGGCCGATCGGGTCCTTGGTGACCTGCACGAGCACCTTGTCGCCCGACTTGAGGGCCTGCTCGATGTTGCGCTGCTTGCCGGCGAGCCCGGCGGCGTCCCAGTCGACCTCGCCGGCGTACAGCACGGCGTTGCGGCGCTTGCCGATGTCGATGAAGGCGGCCTCCATGCTGGGCAGCACGTTCTGGACCCGGCCGTAGTAGACGCCGCCCGCGAACGACTGCTCGCTGGCGAGGGTGACGTAGTGCTCGACGAGGACGTCGTCCTCGAGCACCGCGATCTGGGTGCGCTCGCCCTGCTGGCGCACGACCATGCTGCGGGTGACCGACTCGCGGCGGGCCAGGAACTCCGCCTCGGTCAGGATGGGCGCCCGGCGACGGCCGTGGTCGCGACCCTCCTTGCGGCGCTGACGCTTGGCCTCCAGACGGACCGAGCCGCTGACGCTCTTCACCTTGTCGGCGGACGACGACTTCTGCGACGAGTCGTCGGCGCTCTCGGAGTCGCCGCCGCGGCGCCGGCGCCGGCGGCGCCGGCGCGAGCCGGACTCCTCGTCCTCGGACTCGTCGTCCTGCCGGCCGTTCTGGGTGGCCTCCTGCTCGCCGCCGCCCTTGCCCTTGGGCTTGTTCTGCTCGGTCTGCTGCTTGTCCGGGGCCTGGTCGGTCTCGCCGACAGCCTGCTCGTCGTTGCCCTGGTCGCGAGCGTCGGTCTCGGCGGACTGGTCGTCGTCCTCGCCGGCGCGCTTTCCGCGACCGCGCCGCCCGCGGCGGCGGCGGCGCGAGCCGCCCTCGGCGTCATCGTCACTGTCGAGGTCGGCCTCACGCGCGTCCCGCTCGGTGTCCTCGTCCGCGGTCGCCCGCTCCTCGTCGGCCGGCTTGGCGCTCGTGGCCGGCGCCGCGACGGCGACGTCCTCGGGCGCGACGAACACGGCGAACGGGTTGAACGCCGCGACGGGCGGCGTCGCGGGCTCCCGCTTGGGCGCGGTGTCGACGTGGGAGAGCTGCGGGGCGAGGGATGCGGCACCCCCGCGGGTCGTGGTGGTGTCGGCCTCGGGCTGCTCCGCGGCCTGCTCGGCCTCGGCGGTCTGCTCCGGCTCCGCGGCCGTCTCGGGCTCCGTGGCCGTGTCGGGCTCGGCGGTCT
Above is a genomic segment from Cumulibacter manganitolerans containing:
- a CDS encoding Rne/Rng family ribonuclease, with protein sequence PAAEPAGPATEPGSPTGEPDAHDTPDVPGAQQTELPVEKPKRRPTRRRATAKVASAESATAEPATAEPATAGASADASEQPASGAPAVEAAQQPAAPEAEETPQPAETLEAEQATEPEETAEPDTATEPETAAEPEQTAEAEQAAEQPEADTTTTRGGAASLAPQLSHVDTAPKREPATPPVAAFNPFAVFVAPEDVAVAAPATSAKPADEERATADEDTERDAREADLDSDDDAEGGSRRRRRGRRGRGKRAGEDDDQSAETDARDQGNDEQAVGETDQAPDKQQTEQNKPKGKGGGEQEATQNGRQDDESEDEESGSRRRRRRRRRGGDSESADDSSQKSSSADKVKSVSGSVRLEAKRQRRKEGRDHGRRRAPILTEAEFLARRESVTRSMVVRQQGERTQIAVLEDDVLVEHYVTLASEQSFAGGVYYGRVQNVLPSMEAAFIDIGKRRNAVLYAGEVDWDAAGLAGKQRNIEQALKSGDKVLVQVTKDPIGHKGARLTSQISLPGRYLVYVPGGSMTGISRKLPEGERQRLKEILRRIVPDEAGVIIRTAAEGASEEELTRDVNRLKAQWDVIQEKVADSKTKAPSVLYEEPDLAIRVVRDLFNEDFASMVIAGDDAWDTISGYMQHVAPDLVERVSKYDGSGDVFAEHRIDEQLTKALDRKVWLPSGGSLVIDHTEAMTVIDVNTGKFTGSGGNLEQTVTKNNLEAAEEIVRQLRLRDVGGIVVIDFIDMLLESNRELVLRRLTECLGRDRTKHQVAEVTSLGLVQMTRKRVGQGLLDAFSEPCPHCDGRGLIVHAEPVEKKTASTGSEPQPRRGRGKRGAAERTPEPLDSEPKRDSTTQLSAIAAATKKGEDQPTAQDIAQAATPSPQPEPNAEPTTPASTSADTPAQEVVETPAAAGALGTPLAPEPAAPDAAEPGR